In one Papio anubis isolate 15944 chromosome 11, Panubis1.0, whole genome shotgun sequence genomic region, the following are encoded:
- the STAM gene encoding signal transducing adapter molecule 1 isoform X3: MLILSSVFFSLPESAFFDREAAEQAKASPALAAKDPGTVANKKEEEDLAKAIELSLKEQRQQSTTLSTLYPSTSNLLTNHQHEGRKVRAIYDFEAAEDNELTFKAGEIITVLDDSDPNWWKGETHQGIGLFPSNFVTADLTAEPEMIKTEKKTVQFSDDVQVETIEPEPEPAFIDEDKMDQLLQMLQSTDPSDDQPDLPELLHLEAMCHQMGPLIDEKLEDIDRKHSELSELNVKVMEALSLYTKLMNEDPMYSMYAKLQNQPYYMQSSGVSGSQVYAGPPPSGAYLVAGNAQMSHLQSYSLPPEQLSSLSQAVVPPSANPALPSQQTQAAYPNTMVSSVQGNTYPSQAPVYSPPPAATAAAATADVTLYQNAGPSMSQVPNYNLTSSTLPQPGGSQQPPQPQQPYSQKALL; encoded by the exons ATGCTGATTCTCAGTTCAGTGTTCTTTTCACTGCCCGAGTCTGCCTTCTTTGATAGAGAG GCTGCAGAACAAGCAAAAGCAAGCCCAGCTCTTGCAGCCAAGGATCCTGGTACTGTGgctaacaaaaaagaagaagaagatttaGCAAAAG CCATTGAGTTATCTCTCAAGGAACAAAGGCAGCAGTCAACCACCCTTTCCACTTTGTATCCAAGCACATCCAACCTCTTAACTAACCACCAACATGAAGGCCGAAAAGTTCGTGCTATATATGACTTTGAAGCTGCTGAAGATAATGAACTTACTTTTAAAGCTGGAGAAATTATTACAGTTCTTGATGACAG TGATCCTAACTGGTGGAAAGGTGAAACCCATCAAGGCATAGGGTTATTTCCGTCTAATTTTGTGACAGCAGATCTCACTGCTGAACCAGAAATGA TTAAAACAGAGAAGAAGACGGTACAATTTAGTGATGATGTTCAGGTAGAGACAATAGAACCAGAGCCGGAACCAGCCTTTATTGATGAA GATAAAATGGACCAGTTGCTACAGATGTTGCAAAGTACAGACCCCAGTGACGATCAGCCAGACCTCCCAGAGCTACTTCATCTTGAAG CAATGTGTCACCAGATGGGCCCTCTCATTGATGAAAAGCTGGAAGATATTGATAG AAAACATTCAGAACTCTCAGAACTTAATGTGAAAGTGATGGAGGCACTTTCCTTATATACCAAGTTAATGAACGAAGATCCGATGTATTCCATGTATGCAAAGTTACAGAATCAGCCATATTATATGCAGTCGTCTGGTGTTTCTGGTTCTCAG GTGTATGCAGGGCCTCCTCCAAGTGGTGCCTACCTGGTTGCAGGGAATGCGCAGATGAGCCACCTCCAGAGCTACAGTCTTCCCCCGGAGCAGCTGTCTTCTCTCAGCCAGGCAGTCGTCCCGCCGTCCGCAAACCCAGCCCTTCCGAGTCAGCAGACTCAGGCTGCTTACCCAAA TACAATGGTGAGTTCCGTTCAAGGAAACACGTATCCCAGCCAGGCGCCGGTATATAGTCCTCCtcctgctgctactgctgctgcagCAACTGCTGATGTCACTCTGTACCAGAATGCAGGACCTAGTATGTCCCAGGTGCCAAACTATAACTTAACCTCATCAACCCTGCCTCAGCCGGGAGGCAGCCAACAGCCGCCTCAGCCACAGCAACCGTATTCTCAGAAGGCTCTACTATAG